The Solea senegalensis isolate Sse05_10M unplaced genomic scaffold, IFAPA_SoseM_1 scf7180000017311, whole genome shotgun sequence genome includes the window gctgatctctgtcaaactgcagtttatcaacctgaataaagaataaaagatgagactttagacaaagttgctgcttgaaaccagtagtattgttattattattaatatgatactataattaaagttgatatcagtctaatgtttatgtctcattaatagaacatcaataacattgtagttgtataaaaatgtcataagtcctgtttaaacttagaagctgacacaactgttatatttctgctcctggtctctctcttctgtctctacctcacctccctcttttactttctctccccctcctctcctctgtcctccattttgtcctttcaccacaaccggtcgaggcagatgctgcacatgtttgagtctggttctgtcacagattttctctccactgccccctagtgtttgttcattgtgtgaactgttggtttctcttgtctttctgtcttatcatgaacagagacttgagagaatgttgtgatttggtgttttcattcagttcaaaacaagaatcacaaccagctgacaagtcttcactttcatcatttaaaacatctccagaaacaaactgagaaaaatgagaagaactgacttatgtgtgtatttgataaaccaaaccatgaatcatcactgactgatgatgttattgatcatgtCTGAACTCACCGAGCCTTCCTGCAGTTACTCACAGCTGGAATCAGTCTCTGTTTCCCCTGGACTGATGTGTTGTACTGGCTCAggtccaactcatccagaacctcctcagacatctgcagcatgtaggccagagctgagcagtggatctcagagagtctctgttctctgttctttgaattcatgaactcttggatctcctgatgcactgattggtcgttcatctctgtcagacagtggaagatgttgatgcttctgtcaggtgagatgttctctgtgttcatcTCCTTCAGGTTCTCAATGACCCTCTGGATGATTTCTGGACTGTtctgagtctgacccagcagacctcctaagagtctgtggttggactccagacagagtccatgaaggaagcgaacaaacaggtccaggtgaccattttcactttgaagggaTTTCTCCATGGCTGCTTtcaggaacacatccagagatAAGTCACTCTCcatttttcttccaaaaaatgAGGAGAGCTTGTTAATAAAATTAGGTTTTCTCAGGACCTCTGTCTTGCTGTCTTTATCTTCTTGTCTGAAGAAGTCCTGCAgtacctctgtcttcctgtctttATCTTCTTGTCTGAAGAAGTCCTGCAgtacctctgtcttcctgttggtgtaacagtggaacatgtagactgcagccagaaactcctgaacactcagatgaacaaagcagtagactgatttctggaagatcacgctctctcttctaaagatctctgtacaaactcctgagtaCACGGAAGCCTCTGTCACACTTAGACCACACcgctccaggtcttcttggtaaaacatgatgtctcctttctgcagatgttcaaaGGCCAGCCTCCCCAGCTTCAGAAGAAAGTCCTTGTCGGCCTCCATCAGCTCCCGTGGACTCGTCTCATGTCCTTTATcgtacttgttcttcttcctctctgtctgaaccagcaggaagtgtgagtacaggtctgtcagggtcttgggcagctctcctctctgctctgtggtcagcatgtgctccagaactgtagcactgatccagcagaagactgggacttgacacatgatgtggaggctcctgGACGTCTTGACGTGTGAGATGATTCTGCTGGACAGATCTTCAGTTCTggatctcttcctgaagtactcatccttctggtcgtcagtgaagcctcgtacttctgttaccctgtcaacacatgtaggagggatctgattggccgcCGCAGGTCGAGAAGTTATCCAGACGAGAGCCGAGGGAAGCAGATTCCCATGGATGAGGTTGGTCAGCAGCAcgttgactgatgacctgtgtgtgacgtcagaaaccagcgtcctgctgctgaagtccagtaaaagtctgctttcatccaggccgtcaaagatgaacaaaggtttacagacagcgagttcctctgctctgaccttctctaatgttggataaaaaacatggagcagcgtgagaagactgtgctgctgatctctgatcaggttcagctccctgaacgagagcacaatcagcagattcacatcctggttttccaaaccctcggcccagtccagagtgaacttctgcaccGAGAAGGTTTTTCCTACACCAGCGACGCCGTTGGTCAGGACAACTCTGATGCTCCCCTGCTGGACAagtaaggctttaaagatgtcgcagcacttgatgggagtgtcctggaccgtcttcttcttggaggtcgtctccagctgcatcacctcatgttgagtattgacctcttcactctgtccctctgtgatgtagagctcagtgaagatcctgttcaggagggttctacttcctgttccttcagttccttcagtcacatgttcaaatctgctcctcagactgatcttatgttcatctagaaccttctgcagaccaacatctgctgaaagacaagagacaaagaatgtgagcagctgaggattattttcatcagtgtcatgtttttctgtg containing:
- the LOC122764194 gene encoding NLR family CARD domain-containing protein 3-like; this translates as MSQTIDESERFAVSVDKQTSRCPLCQDVLKDPVSTSCGHWFCRRCISSYRDQSGPPGDSCCPQCGQRPRTGRGPQSIFADVGLQKVLDEHKISLRSRFEHVTEGTEGTGSRTLLNRIFTELYITEGQSEEVNTQHEVMQLETTSKKKTVQDTPIKCCDIFKALLVQQGSIRVVLTNGVAGVGKTFSVQKFTLDWAEGLENQDVNLLIVLSFRELNLIRDQQHSLLTLLHVFYPTLEKVRAEELAVCKPLFIFDGLDESRLLLDFSSRTLVSDVTHRSSVNVLLTNLIHGNLLPSALVWITSRPAAANQIPPTCVDRVTEVRGFTDDQKDEYFRKRSRTEDLSSRIISHVKTSRSLHIMCQVPVFCWISATVLEHMLTTEQRGELPKTLTDLYSHFLLVQTERKKNKYDKGHETSPRELMEADKDFLLKLGRLAFEHLQKGDIMFYQEDLERCGLSVTEASVYSGVCTEIFRRESVIFQKSVYCFVHLSVQEFLAAVYMFHCYTNRKTEVLQDFFRQEDKDRKTEVLRKPNFINKLSSFFGRKMESDLSLDVFLKAAMEKSLQSENGHLDLFVRFLHGLCLESNHRLLGGLLGQTQNSPEIIQRVIENLKEMNTENISPDRSINIFHCLTEMNDQSVHQEIQEFMNSKNREQRLSEIHCSALAYMLQMSEEVLDELDLSQYNTSVQGKQRLIPAVSNCRKARLINCSLTEISCSSLVSALKSNPSHLRDLDLSLNHLQDSGERPRLAQDGDLGGWSAVSSQTISCTTSKNGN